A window from Chthoniobacterales bacterium encodes these proteins:
- a CDS encoding 6-phosphofructokinase: GKLIDDEARRRGMKLVVVGVPKTIDNDMIYMDKSFGYDTACAAAVEPIRAAHTEARSARNGIGLVKLMGRHSGFIASSAAIASGEANYVLIPEVPFKLEGDKGFLESLRQRVVNRGHAVVVVAEGAGQEHLEASSSTDASGNKKLGDIGPFLRDRITDYFRQCKTELTLKYIDPSYMIRSVSASPQDRIYCMRLGQAAVHAGMAGKTGLIVARWHSSYVHVPISVATSARREVDPTGDLWLSVLETTGQPAAFR, encoded by the coding sequence GCGGGAAGCTCATCGACGACGAAGCCCGCAGGCGTGGCATGAAGCTCGTAGTGGTCGGCGTGCCCAAGACGATCGACAACGACATGATCTACATGGACAAGAGCTTCGGCTACGACACGGCCTGCGCGGCCGCGGTCGAGCCGATCCGCGCCGCTCACACCGAGGCGCGCAGCGCCCGGAACGGCATCGGCCTCGTGAAGCTGATGGGGCGCCATTCGGGCTTCATTGCCAGTTCGGCCGCCATCGCCAGCGGCGAAGCGAATTACGTCCTCATTCCCGAGGTGCCGTTCAAACTCGAGGGCGACAAGGGCTTCCTCGAATCCCTGCGCCAGCGTGTGGTGAATCGCGGCCATGCCGTCGTCGTCGTGGCCGAAGGCGCGGGCCAGGAACACCTCGAAGCCAGCTCCAGCACCGACGCCTCCGGCAACAAGAAGCTCGGCGACATCGGGCCATTCCTCCGCGACCGCATTACGGACTATTTCCGCCAGTGCAAGACCGAGCTCACGCTCAAATACATCGACCCGAGCTACATGATCCGCAGCGTCTCCGCGTCGCCACAGGATCGCATCTATTGCATGCGCCTGGGTCAGGCCGCGGTCCACGCCGGCATGGCGGGCAAGACCGGCCTCATCGTGGCCCGCTGGCATAGCAGCTACGTCCACGTGCCGATCTCCGTGGCCACGTCCGCGCGGCGCGAGGTGGACCCCACCGGCGATCTCTGGCTCTCGGTCCTCGAGACCACGGGCCAGCCCGCCGCGTTCCGCTGA